In one Verrucomicrobiia bacterium genomic region, the following are encoded:
- a CDS encoding efflux RND transporter periplasmic adaptor subunit — protein MSGGAKCAAHNAPRAWCFLCDARLREPGRLWCQEHNRYEDRCWLCHPEARDKQRLWCEEHALYEDECFLCHPELKSKAPSSSAPQAALMCKEHGVLEAECAICHPEAVAQLKPGEGLQVRLPSPQSAGMVGLQTAATGSGKVTESVECLAEIIFNQNKLAHIAAPLSGILHTVEAELGAHVKEKQTVARIWSAAIAETVARAVLSHQTLERERKLRASRVTSQAALDEAEAAHRAVCQQLRTLGFTEEQVDEVGRLAPDQVLLEVRAPFAGEIIERTGVRGTLVEAGRPLFTLADTSTMWAMLQVPATALPHLQTGLTVELRVDALPGQVFTGTLTWVGPALDERTRMARARAEFPNPDGRLKDRMFARARIVVRQRDNAVLVPGAAIQYLEGRPIVFVRRTDDLYEVRAVELGARVGEHREIMAGLKLAEPVAVSRSFALKSALLISRLGAGCADD, from the coding sequence ATGTCGGGTGGAGCAAAGTGTGCGGCCCACAATGCCCCCCGCGCCTGGTGCTTCCTGTGCGATGCCCGCCTGCGGGAGCCGGGCCGGTTGTGGTGCCAGGAGCACAATCGCTATGAAGACCGGTGCTGGTTGTGCCATCCCGAAGCGCGGGATAAACAGCGTTTGTGGTGTGAGGAGCATGCATTATACGAAGATGAATGTTTCCTGTGCCATCCGGAGCTGAAGTCCAAGGCCCCTTCTTCCTCCGCCCCGCAAGCCGCGCTGATGTGCAAGGAACATGGCGTCCTGGAGGCCGAATGCGCCATCTGTCATCCGGAGGCCGTGGCGCAGTTGAAACCGGGGGAAGGTTTGCAGGTACGGCTGCCTTCGCCCCAGTCTGCGGGGATGGTTGGACTGCAAACGGCGGCTACGGGGAGCGGGAAGGTTACCGAGAGCGTGGAATGTTTGGCGGAAATCATCTTCAACCAGAACAAGCTGGCGCATATTGCCGCGCCCCTGAGCGGCATCCTCCACACGGTGGAGGCGGAGCTGGGGGCCCACGTAAAGGAAAAGCAGACGGTCGCCAGAATCTGGTCGGCGGCCATTGCAGAAACGGTGGCCAGGGCAGTCCTGTCCCACCAGACGTTGGAGCGGGAACGGAAATTGAGAGCCAGCCGGGTGACCTCCCAGGCGGCGCTGGACGAGGCCGAGGCCGCCCACCGGGCCGTGTGCCAGCAATTGCGCACGCTGGGCTTCACGGAGGAGCAGGTGGACGAGGTGGGCCGGCTGGCGCCTGACCAGGTCTTGCTGGAGGTCCGTGCCCCTTTTGCGGGTGAAATCATAGAACGAACGGGTGTGCGGGGGACCCTCGTGGAGGCGGGCAGGCCCCTGTTCACACTCGCTGACACCTCCACCATGTGGGCCATGTTGCAAGTGCCGGCCACCGCACTGCCCCACCTTCAAACTGGCCTAACAGTGGAACTGCGTGTGGATGCACTGCCGGGGCAGGTCTTCACCGGCACGTTGACCTGGGTGGGGCCGGCCTTGGATGAACGGACGCGCATGGCCCGGGCCCGGGCGGAATTTCCGAATCCGGACGGCAGGCTCAAGGACAGGATGTTCGCCCGGGCGCGCATTGTTGTGCGCCAAAGGGACAACGCCGTGCTCGTGCCCGGCGCCGCCATTCAATATTTGGAAGGGCGGCCAATCGTTTTTGTCCGCCGGACGGACGACCTCTATGAGGTGCGGGCGGTTGAACTCGGGGCCCGCGTGGGGGAACACCGGGAAATTATGGCCGGCCTCAAACTGGCGGAGCCTGTTGCGGTTAGCCGGTCTTTTGCGTTGAAGTCGGCCCTGTTGATTTCGCGTCTGGGAGCGGGTTGTGCGGATGACTAA
- a CDS encoding CusA/CzcA family heavy metal efflux RND transporter: protein MLNWIISVSLRNRLLVCVLAGLGVALGARNLGRLPVDAFPDTTPVQVQINTTAPALNPHEVEAQITIPVELAISGLPGLQNVRSLSKFGLSQVVATFEDRVNIFQARQLILERLQTVELPPGLPRPQLGPIATGLGEVFHYLVWSTNANRTLTELRILQDWVIKPELRKVRGVAEVNTWGGFEKQYHVVVDTERLIKYRLTLEDLFAALEANNQNVGGGQITRSGESLLVHGVGLTTNTQAIADIVLTSVQGTPVHVGDVATVREDHEIRRGAVTANGRGEAVLGLGFMLMGENSAEVTRALKAKLAEVQKSLPPDVHLEVLYDRTELVDNVIRTVEHNLLAGALLVVAVLFAFLGNLRAGLIVAAAIPLSMLFAGNLMLQTGIAASLLSLGAIDFGLIVDSSVIMVENCARQAARQRERPWLEVIRDAALEVRQPTLYGELIILVVFLPVLTLEGIEGKMFRPMALTMIFALLGSLLISLVLMPVLASLLLSRHMAAGEPWLVRAARWLYTPCLNWALRHRAAVLAGALMLLAGGAWLAARMGGEFLPRLGEGAIVATTVRLAGISVEESVAQNHLIEQRILAEFPDEVARVWTRLGTAEVATDPMGVELADFFLALKPREQWRKARTQEELAAQLRALLQQVPGMRPALSQPIEMRMNEMIAGARGDLALKIYGDDLEELRRLAAAVQGVLARIPGASEVSVEQLTGQGVLQVHVNSQALARHGVPARHVLNVVEAVGTRRVGEVREGQRRFPLVVRLPDEQRQNPEALANTLIPTAGGAVLPLNQLAQLTESEGPATINREWGRRRITVQCNVQGRDVKSFVAEARASLEAHIQWPAGYALEWGGQFENMERANRKLMFVTPMALALILVLLFFSLKSLRDVLMVATGIPLGAVGGVLALWLRDMPFTVSAGIGFIALSGVAILNGLVLVTFIRQRLAEGVAVADAVREGCLSRLRPVLMTALVAGVGFLPMALNVGVGGEVQRPLATVVIGGIFTNTLLTLVVLPALYSIFGRARAIPA from the coding sequence ATGTTAAACTGGATTATCAGCGTTTCCCTGCGGAATCGTCTGCTGGTGTGTGTGCTGGCGGGCCTGGGGGTGGCCCTCGGCGCGCGCAATCTCGGCCGCTTGCCGGTGGACGCCTTCCCGGACACCACGCCCGTCCAGGTGCAAATCAATACCACCGCGCCGGCGCTTAATCCCCATGAAGTGGAGGCTCAAATCACCATACCGGTGGAGCTGGCCATCAGCGGTTTGCCGGGACTGCAAAACGTGCGCTCCCTGTCCAAGTTTGGCCTCTCCCAGGTGGTGGCCACCTTTGAGGACCGGGTGAACATCTTTCAGGCCCGCCAGTTGATCCTGGAACGATTGCAGACCGTCGAGCTTCCTCCTGGACTGCCACGGCCCCAACTGGGGCCGATTGCCACCGGCCTGGGCGAGGTTTTTCACTATCTCGTCTGGTCCACCAATGCAAATCGCACCCTCACCGAGTTGAGAATCCTGCAAGATTGGGTAATCAAGCCCGAATTGCGCAAAGTTCGCGGAGTGGCCGAGGTGAACACCTGGGGCGGTTTTGAGAAACAGTACCATGTGGTGGTGGACACTGAGCGCCTCATCAAATACCGCCTGACCTTGGAGGATTTATTTGCCGCGCTCGAAGCCAACAACCAAAACGTAGGTGGGGGCCAAATCACCCGCAGCGGAGAGTCCTTGCTGGTCCATGGCGTGGGATTGACCACCAACACCCAGGCCATCGCCGACATTGTCCTGACCAGTGTGCAGGGTACCCCGGTGCACGTGGGAGATGTGGCCACGGTCCGGGAGGACCACGAAATCCGCCGCGGGGCGGTCACGGCCAATGGCCGGGGTGAGGCCGTGCTGGGGTTGGGCTTCATGCTCATGGGGGAAAACAGCGCCGAGGTGACTCGCGCCCTCAAGGCGAAACTGGCCGAGGTTCAAAAAAGCCTGCCCCCCGATGTCCACCTCGAGGTGTTGTATGATCGGACAGAGCTGGTGGATAACGTCATCCGGACGGTGGAACACAATCTGCTGGCTGGCGCGTTGCTGGTGGTGGCTGTGTTGTTTGCTTTCCTGGGCAATTTGCGGGCTGGTCTGATCGTGGCGGCGGCCATTCCGCTGTCCATGCTCTTTGCCGGCAACCTCATGTTGCAAACCGGCATTGCGGCCAGCTTGCTGAGCCTGGGGGCCATTGATTTTGGCCTGATTGTGGATAGCTCGGTCATCATGGTGGAAAATTGCGCCCGGCAGGCCGCACGCCAGCGCGAGCGTCCCTGGTTGGAGGTGATTCGCGACGCAGCCCTCGAAGTGCGCCAGCCCACCTTGTACGGTGAGCTGATCATCCTGGTGGTGTTTTTGCCGGTGCTCACCCTCGAGGGGATCGAAGGCAAGATGTTTCGTCCCATGGCCTTGACCATGATCTTTGCGTTGCTGGGTTCGCTGCTCATTTCCCTGGTGCTGATGCCGGTGCTCGCCAGCCTGCTGTTGTCCCGGCACATGGCGGCCGGTGAGCCCTGGCTGGTGCGGGCTGCCCGGTGGCTTTACACTCCTTGCTTGAATTGGGCCTTGCGGCATCGGGCGGCTGTGCTGGCGGGGGCGCTGATGCTGCTGGCCGGCGGCGCCTGGCTGGCCGCCCGCATGGGGGGTGAGTTCTTGCCCCGCCTGGGGGAGGGCGCCATTGTGGCCACCACCGTGCGGCTGGCGGGGATTTCCGTGGAAGAGTCCGTGGCCCAAAATCATCTCATTGAACAGAGGATATTGGCCGAGTTCCCTGACGAAGTGGCCCGTGTCTGGACGCGCCTGGGCACGGCCGAAGTGGCCACCGATCCCATGGGCGTGGAGCTGGCGGATTTTTTCCTGGCGCTCAAGCCGCGGGAGCAGTGGCGCAAGGCCCGCACCCAGGAGGAACTGGCCGCGCAACTGCGCGCACTGCTCCAGCAGGTGCCGGGTATGCGGCCTGCGCTCAGCCAGCCCATCGAAATGCGCATGAACGAGATGATCGCCGGCGCGCGCGGGGATCTGGCCTTGAAAATCTATGGCGATGATCTGGAGGAATTGCGCCGCCTGGCCGCCGCAGTGCAGGGCGTGCTGGCTCGCATCCCGGGCGCCAGCGAGGTCTCCGTGGAGCAGCTGACCGGCCAGGGTGTTTTGCAGGTCCATGTCAATTCCCAGGCCCTGGCACGCCACGGCGTCCCAGCCCGTCACGTGTTGAACGTGGTGGAGGCCGTGGGAACCCGGCGGGTGGGCGAGGTCCGCGAGGGGCAAAGGCGCTTTCCCTTGGTGGTGCGTCTGCCAGACGAGCAGCGCCAAAACCCGGAAGCCCTCGCCAACACTCTCATCCCCACGGCCGGCGGGGCGGTGCTTCCCTTGAATCAACTGGCGCAGCTCACCGAAAGCGAAGGCCCCGCCACCATTAACCGGGAATGGGGCCGGCGCCGCATCACAGTGCAATGCAACGTGCAGGGCCGGGATGTCAAAAGTTTCGTTGCCGAAGCCCGGGCCAGCCTCGAGGCCCACATTCAATGGCCTGCCGGCTATGCCTTGGAGTGGGGCGGACAGTTTGAAAACATGGAGCGGGCCAATCGCAAACTCATGTTTGTCACGCCCATGGCCCTGGCGCTGATTCTGGTGCTCCTCTTTTTCAGCCTTAAATCGTTGCGCGATGTGTTGATGGTGGCCACGGGCATTCCGCTGGGAGCGGTGGGAGGCGTGCTCGCCCTGTGGCTGCGTGACATGCCATTCACCGTGAGTGCTGGCATAGGTTTTATTGCCCTGAGCGGCGTGGCCATTTTGAATGGCCTCGTGTTGGTCACTTTTATCCGCCAGCGCCTGGCGGAAGGGGTGGCCGTGGCGGATGCTGTGCGGGAGGGATGCCTGAGCCGGTTACGACCGGTGCTGATGACCGCCCTGGTGGCGGGGGTGGGTTTCCTGCCCATGGCGCTGAATGTGGGCGTGGGGGGTGAGGTCCAGCGGCCGCTGGCCACGGTGGTTATTGGCGGCATCTTCACCAATACCCTGCTTACCCTGGTGGTGCTGCCCGCCTTGTACTCAATTTTTGGACGGGCCCGTGCCATCCCCGCTTGA